The following proteins are co-located in the Diaphorobacter sp. HDW4B genome:
- a CDS encoding protein-disulfide reductase DsbD has product MSSNRLQRWLPTLLFVAASAMSVGAGAQIQLKSSSGAAMGSVGSAGSSTVTTPHVQAELIAQAPDGIGPGKPLLLGLQITHQPEWHTYWKNPGDSGLPTQFEWKLPEGMDAGEIAWPVPHKIPLGSLANYGYENTVLLPVPMTVASTFSPGPLAKDVTFQLQATWLVCRKECIPEEGTFTLQVPVQGTTALNSAAFEAAAKAHPKHLSADASAKGSVKVDGDAINVRVAGLPTELKGKTLAFFPETEAVIETAADYSQQWDGDVWTARVKLAKQRSESPSPMPIVLASDGQGWRAELPVDGGWPQTADRAVVSPALEAALKANAQLGGGAAAAPAPSSISAAPLGIWLTALFGALIGGLILNLMPCVFPVLAIKVVGFAQHSQDRRAHRTSGLAYTAGVIMSFLALGALMLGLRAAGEAVGWGFQLQSPGVVAALAALFTIIGLNLAGVFEFGRMLPSSLASMQAKHPVADSFLTGILAVAVASPCTAPFMGASLGLTSTLPAFQALAIFAALGFGLALPYLLASFIPAVARAMPRPGAWMDTLRRFMAFPMFATVVWLVWVLGQQSGINGAAALLAILVALAMAIWALFSLTGKSRMILAPISVLVLAVLAWSWAPRVTQMLPEPSAVVAETSDANAWRAWQSGLPEQLVAQGQPVFVDFTAAWCVTCQYNKTTTLADADVVRDFADKKVALLRADWTRRDPQITAALRQLGRSGVPVYVLYAPGKPPVVLTELLSKSEVQSALSAL; this is encoded by the coding sequence ATGTCCTCCAATCGCCTGCAGCGCTGGCTGCCCACTCTTCTTTTCGTAGCAGCAAGCGCCATGTCCGTTGGCGCGGGCGCGCAGATCCAACTGAAATCGTCCAGCGGCGCAGCCATGGGCAGTGTCGGCAGTGCGGGCAGCAGCACCGTCACCACGCCACATGTGCAGGCCGAGCTGATCGCGCAGGCACCCGATGGCATCGGCCCCGGCAAGCCGTTGCTGCTCGGATTGCAGATCACGCACCAGCCCGAGTGGCACACCTACTGGAAGAACCCCGGCGACTCGGGCCTGCCCACGCAGTTCGAATGGAAGCTGCCCGAAGGCATGGACGCGGGCGAGATCGCCTGGCCCGTGCCGCACAAGATTCCGCTCGGCTCGCTGGCCAACTACGGCTATGAAAACACCGTGCTGCTGCCCGTGCCGATGACGGTGGCGAGCACCTTCAGCCCCGGCCCGCTCGCCAAGGATGTGACCTTCCAGTTGCAGGCGACCTGGCTGGTCTGCCGCAAGGAATGCATCCCCGAAGAAGGCACGTTCACGCTGCAGGTGCCGGTGCAGGGCACGACGGCGCTGAACTCCGCCGCGTTTGAGGCTGCCGCCAAGGCGCATCCCAAGCATCTGTCCGCCGACGCGAGCGCCAAGGGCTCGGTCAAGGTCGATGGCGACGCGATCAACGTGCGCGTGGCTGGTTTGCCCACAGAACTCAAAGGCAAGACGCTCGCCTTCTTCCCCGAAACCGAGGCCGTGATCGAGACCGCCGCCGACTACAGCCAGCAATGGGACGGCGACGTGTGGACCGCGCGCGTGAAGCTGGCCAAGCAGCGCAGCGAAAGCCCGTCGCCCATGCCCATCGTGCTGGCGAGCGACGGTCAGGGCTGGCGCGCCGAATTGCCAGTCGATGGCGGCTGGCCGCAGACGGCGGACCGCGCCGTCGTGTCGCCCGCGCTCGAAGCCGCGCTCAAGGCCAATGCACAACTTGGTGGTGGTGCCGCTGCAGCACCCGCGCCCTCGTCGATTTCCGCTGCGCCACTCGGCATCTGGCTCACCGCGCTGTTCGGTGCGTTGATCGGCGGTTTGATCCTCAACCTCATGCCCTGCGTGTTCCCAGTGCTCGCGATCAAGGTAGTCGGCTTTGCGCAGCACTCGCAGGACCGCCGCGCGCACCGCACCAGCGGACTGGCCTACACCGCTGGTGTGATCATGTCGTTCCTCGCGCTTGGCGCGCTCATGCTCGGCCTGCGTGCGGCGGGCGAAGCCGTGGGCTGGGGGTTCCAGTTGCAGTCACCTGGCGTGGTCGCGGCGCTGGCCGCGCTGTTCACCATCATCGGTTTGAACCTCGCGGGCGTGTTTGAATTCGGCCGCATGCTGCCTTCATCCTTGGCGAGCATGCAGGCCAAGCATCCGGTGGCGGATTCGTTTCTCACCGGCATTCTGGCCGTGGCCGTCGCATCGCCCTGCACCGCGCCGTTCATGGGTGCATCGCTGGGTCTGACCTCGACGCTTCCGGCCTTCCAGGCACTGGCGATTTTTGCGGCGCTGGGTTTCGGTCTGGCGCTGCCTTATCTGCTGGCCAGCTTCATCCCCGCCGTCGCGCGCGCCATGCCGCGTCCCGGTGCGTGGATGGACACGCTGCGCCGTTTCATGGCCTTCCCGATGTTCGCAACTGTCGTCTGGCTGGTCTGGGTGCTCGGCCAGCAAAGCGGCATCAACGGCGCGGCTGCGCTGCTGGCGATTCTGGTGGCGCTGGCGATGGCGATCTGGGCGCTGTTCTCGCTCACCGGCAAGAGCCGCATGATCCTCGCGCCGATCTCGGTGCTGGTGCTCGCCGTGCTGGCCTGGAGCTGGGCTCCGCGCGTCACGCAGATGCTGCCCGAGCCCTCCGCTGTAGTGGCAGAAACCAGCGACGCGAATGCATGGCGTGCATGGCAAAGCGGCCTGCCCGAGCAGCTTGTCGCACAAGGTCAGCCGGTGTTCGTGGACTTCACCGCCGCATGGTGCGTGACCTGCCAGTACAACAAGACCACCACGCTGGCCGATGCCGATGTGGTGCGCGACTTTGCCGACAAGAAGGTTGCCCTGCTGCGCGCCGACTGGACACGCCGCGATCCGCAAATCACCGCCGCCTTGCGCCAACTGGGCCGCAGCGGCGTGCCCGTCTACGTGCTCTACGCACCCGGCAAGCCGCCCGTCGTGTTGACCGAATTGCTCAGCAAGAGCGAGGTGCAATCTGCCCTGTCGGCGCTGTAG
- the paaX gene encoding phenylacetic acid degradation operon negative regulatory protein PaaX, translated as MTEPNASQAIDALLERFRQKSRVQARALITSVFGDAVLPRGGRVWLGSLIQLLDPLDINERLVRTTVFRLVKEEWLQAEAVGRRTDYMLTPDGQRRFENASQQIYAADSPGWDKRWRMLMVMGDLDARQREKLRKALAWQGFGDTGSGCFIHPTAELEAALDAVAAEGLADLLPQLMPLVAVNPKLSPAAEDASLIQHAWNLEELAVAYGNFVSRYQPVLDALQRTPASEVNAEQACLTRILLIHDFRRYLLRDPQLPEVLLPADWPGNRARQLCKEIYRRLLEPSERHLDQCLQLSSGAMPAAADWLQSRFQRSEDALSLVE; from the coding sequence ATGACCGAACCCAACGCCTCGCAAGCCATCGACGCCCTGCTGGAGCGCTTTCGCCAGAAAAGCCGCGTGCAGGCGCGCGCGCTCATCACGTCCGTCTTCGGCGATGCCGTGCTGCCGCGCGGCGGGCGGGTCTGGCTGGGCAGCCTGATCCAGTTGCTGGATCCGCTGGACATCAATGAGCGGCTGGTGCGCACCACGGTTTTCCGGCTGGTCAAGGAAGAATGGCTGCAGGCCGAGGCCGTGGGTCGACGCACCGACTACATGCTCACGCCCGACGGCCAGCGGCGCTTTGAAAACGCCTCGCAGCAGATCTACGCAGCCGACAGCCCCGGCTGGGACAAGCGCTGGCGGATGCTGATGGTGATGGGCGATCTGGACGCGCGCCAACGCGAGAAGCTGCGCAAGGCGCTGGCCTGGCAGGGCTTTGGCGACACGGGGTCGGGCTGCTTCATCCATCCCACGGCGGAGCTGGAAGCCGCGCTGGACGCCGTGGCCGCCGAAGGGCTGGCCGATCTGCTGCCGCAGCTCATGCCGCTGGTCGCCGTCAACCCCAAGCTCAGCCCCGCAGCGGAAGACGCCAGCCTGATCCAGCACGCCTGGAATCTGGAAGAACTTGCCGTCGCTTATGGCAACTTCGTCTCACGCTACCAGCCGGTGCTCGACGCGCTGCAGCGCACGCCCGCCAGCGAGGTGAACGCAGAACAGGCCTGCCTCACGCGCATTCTGCTGATCCACGATTTCCGCCGTTATCTGCTGCGCGATCCGCAACTGCCCGAGGTTCTGCTGCCCGCCGATTGGCCGGGCAACCGCGCAAGACAGTTGTGCAAGGAAATCTACCGGCGGCTGCTCGAACCCTCGGAGCGGCATCTCGACCAATGCCTGCAGTTGTCTTCGGGCGCCATGCCCGCTGCGGCCGACTGGCTGCAAAGCCGGTTTCAGCGCAGCGAAGACGCGCTCTCACTGGTCGAATAA
- the paaN gene encoding phenylacetic acid degradation protein PaaN, giving the protein MTHPLFEKHQATLQGALQAIATRGYWSPYAEMPSSKAYGETAADDGKRAYEAHLGRHFELQQPGQTGWIGHEASPYGGSLNVRYPQCDHEALVAAGAAAMPAWQAVGAEGRTGICLEMLARLNQQSFELGHAVMMTTGQGWMMAFQAGAPHAQDRGLEAVAYAWREQSFVPAESTWEKPQGKNPPLVMKKQFEIVGRGVALVVGCGTFPTWNTYPGLFAALATGNAVIVKPHSNAILPAAITVATLRKVLAENGIDPNLVTLCVTDDRAVTQALATHAGIRSVDFTGSNVFGQWLIDHCKQAQVYAELAGVNNIVIDSTDAYKTMLGNLAFTLSLYSGQMCTTTQVIFVPANGIDTDEGHKSYDEVCADLGAAITRFLSKPEVACAVLGAIQSDATQGRIELANSGALGRVVLASQSIANAEFPNAAVRTPVLLACDAVDESAYMEERFGPISFVVKVADTAAGLALSERVVREHGALTVGLYSTRDEVIDAMTAATWRGKVALSINLTSGVFVNQSSAYSDYHGTGGNPSANASYSDSAFVANRFRVVQRRRHV; this is encoded by the coding sequence ATGACGCATCCCTTGTTTGAAAAGCACCAGGCCACGCTCCAAGGCGCGCTGCAGGCCATTGCCACACGCGGCTACTGGTCGCCCTACGCGGAAATGCCCAGTTCCAAGGCCTATGGCGAAACTGCTGCCGACGACGGCAAGCGCGCCTATGAGGCGCATCTGGGTCGGCATTTCGAGCTGCAGCAGCCGGGACAGACCGGCTGGATCGGGCACGAGGCGTCGCCCTACGGCGGATCGCTGAACGTGCGCTATCCGCAGTGCGATCACGAGGCGTTGGTGGCGGCGGGCGCGGCGGCCATGCCCGCGTGGCAGGCCGTGGGTGCCGAGGGGCGCACGGGCATCTGTCTGGAAATGCTCGCTCGCCTGAACCAGCAAAGCTTCGAGCTCGGCCATGCGGTGATGATGACCACCGGCCAAGGCTGGATGATGGCCTTTCAGGCCGGCGCGCCGCATGCGCAGGATCGCGGCCTTGAAGCCGTGGCCTACGCATGGCGCGAGCAGAGTTTCGTGCCTGCCGAATCGACCTGGGAAAAGCCACAAGGCAAGAACCCGCCGCTGGTGATGAAAAAGCAGTTCGAGATCGTCGGCCGTGGCGTGGCGCTGGTCGTGGGCTGCGGCACCTTTCCCACCTGGAACACGTACCCCGGCCTGTTTGCCGCGCTCGCCACGGGCAATGCGGTCATCGTCAAACCACACAGCAATGCCATCCTGCCTGCGGCCATCACCGTGGCCACCCTCCGCAAGGTGCTGGCGGAAAACGGCATCGATCCCAACCTCGTCACCCTCTGCGTGACGGACGATCGCGCCGTGACGCAGGCGCTGGCCACGCACGCCGGCATCCGGTCGGTGGACTTCACCGGAAGCAACGTTTTCGGCCAATGGCTGATCGATCACTGCAAGCAGGCGCAGGTCTATGCGGAGCTGGCGGGCGTGAACAACATCGTCATCGATTCGACCGACGCCTACAAGACCATGCTGGGCAATCTGGCGTTCACGCTGTCGCTGTATTCGGGGCAGATGTGCACGACGACGCAGGTCATCTTCGTGCCCGCAAACGGCATCGACACCGACGAAGGTCACAAGTCTTATGACGAGGTCTGCGCCGATCTGGGCGCGGCCATCACGCGTTTTCTCTCCAAGCCCGAAGTCGCTTGCGCGGTACTTGGTGCCATCCAGTCCGATGCCACGCAGGGCCGCATCGAACTGGCGAATTCCGGCGCGCTTGGCCGCGTGGTGCTCGCCTCGCAAAGCATCGCCAACGCTGAATTTCCGAACGCCGCCGTGCGCACGCCGGTGCTGCTGGCCTGCGATGCGGTCGATGAATCGGCGTACATGGAAGAGCGCTTTGGCCCCATCAGCTTTGTTGTGAAGGTGGCCGACACGGCGGCGGGCCTTGCGCTGTCGGAGCGCGTGGTGCGCGAGCACGGCGCGCTCACCGTGGGGCTGTATTCCACGCGCGACGAGGTGATCGATGCGATGACGGCAGCCACCTGGCGCGGCAAGGTGGCGCTGTCCATCAACCTGACGAGCGGCGTGTTCGTCAACCAGTCGAGCGCCTATTCCGACTACCACGGCACGGGCGGCAACCCGTCGGCCAACGCCTCGTACTCGGACTCCGCCTTCGTCGCCAACCGCTTTCGCGTGGTGCAGCGCCGTCGTCACGTGTGA
- the paaG gene encoding 2-(1,2-epoxy-1,2-dihydrophenyl)acetyl-CoA isomerase PaaG: protein MSFETIAFAVDAGVARLTLNRPDRLNSFTDQMHAEIREVLAEVNANAAIRVLVLTGAGRGFCAGQDLNDRSVSGESTEAPDLGASVEKNYKPLVLALQNLRVPTICAVNGVAAGAGASVALACDVVIAGRSASFLQAFSKIGLIPDTGGTWFLPQRVGMARAMGLALLAEKLPAEKAADWGLIWQCVDDADLASTVDALAAQFAAAPTRALVRTRELMRASMSQDLSVQLDAERDAMRELGRSPDYKEGVAAFMEKRAPRFTGA, encoded by the coding sequence ATGTCGTTTGAGACCATTGCCTTTGCCGTCGATGCGGGCGTTGCGCGCCTGACCTTGAACCGGCCCGACCGGCTCAACAGCTTCACCGACCAGATGCACGCGGAAATCCGCGAAGTGCTGGCCGAGGTGAACGCCAACGCCGCGATTCGCGTGCTCGTGCTGACCGGCGCTGGGCGGGGATTCTGTGCGGGACAGGATCTGAATGACCGCTCGGTTTCGGGCGAATCCACGGAAGCTCCGGACCTTGGCGCATCGGTCGAGAAGAACTACAAGCCCTTGGTGCTTGCGCTGCAGAACCTGCGCGTGCCGACGATCTGCGCCGTCAACGGCGTGGCGGCCGGTGCGGGAGCCAGCGTGGCGTTGGCCTGCGATGTGGTGATCGCCGGTCGTTCGGCCAGCTTTCTGCAGGCGTTCTCCAAAATTGGGCTGATTCCCGATACCGGCGGCACCTGGTTTTTGCCGCAGCGCGTGGGCATGGCGCGCGCCATGGGGCTGGCCTTGCTCGCGGAAAAACTGCCTGCAGAAAAAGCCGCCGATTGGGGGCTGATCTGGCAATGCGTGGACGACGCTGATCTGGCGAGCACGGTCGATGCGCTAGCCGCGCAATTCGCTGCCGCGCCCACGCGAGCGCTGGTGCGCACGCGCGAGTTGATGCGGGCTTCCATGAGTCAGGATTTGAGCGTACAACTCGATGCCGAGCGCGACGCGATGCGTGAGTTGGGCCGTTCGCCGGACTACAAGGAAGGCGTGGCGGCATTCATGGAAAAGCGTGCGCCGCGCTTCACGGGAGCATGA
- the paaI gene encoding hydroxyphenylacetyl-CoA thioesterase PaaI gives MDAATNSSSASSSLDPQALAEAAAKAMWQRDRTAHALDMALLSVAPGRATLRMRVRGDMINGHDTCHGGLMFTLADTAFAYACNSHNLNTVASACHIDFLAPAHEGDLLEAVAEERSAAGRTGVYDVTISVVGGKAVALFRGKSYRIKGEVTASLNGEG, from the coding sequence ATGGATGCCGCTACCAACTCTTCTTCAGCTTCTTCTTCCCTCGATCCGCAAGCCCTTGCCGAAGCCGCCGCCAAAGCCATGTGGCAGCGCGACCGCACGGCGCATGCGCTGGACATGGCCTTGCTGTCCGTTGCGCCGGGCCGCGCCACGTTGCGCATGCGCGTTCGCGGCGACATGATCAACGGCCACGACACCTGCCACGGCGGCCTGATGTTCACGCTGGCCGATACCGCGTTTGCCTACGCCTGCAACAGCCACAACCTCAACACGGTGGCGTCGGCCTGCCATATCGATTTTCTCGCGCCAGCGCATGAAGGCGACCTGCTTGAAGCCGTGGCCGAAGAGCGCTCTGCCGCAGGCCGCACGGGCGTCTACGACGTCACGATCAGCGTGGTCGGCGGCAAGGCGGTGGCGCTGTTTCGCGGCAAGAGCTACCGCATCAAGGGCGAAGTGACAGCCAGCCTGAATGGCGAAGGTTGA
- the paaK gene encoding phenylacetate--CoA ligase PaaK translates to MPVKQPRPDELEPIEKASRDEVAALQLERLRWSVRHTWDNVPAYRAKCEAQQVHPDDLKTLADLSRFPFMTKQDLRDNYPFGLFAVPREQVVRLHASSGTTGKSIVVGYTKQDIDNWAALVARSLRAAGVRAGDMVHNAYGYGMFTGGLGAHYGIERLGCTVVPMSGGQTEKQIQQIIDFRPDAIMVTPSYSLVIAEEFQRQGIAPEDISLKVGIFGAEPWGEGMRAEIEKKLGIDAVDIYGLTEVMGPGVASECIESKDGPVIWEDHFYPEIIDPDTGEVLPDGSLGELVFTSLTKEAFPVIRYRTRDLTRLLPPTSRAFRRLSKITGRTDDMLIVRGVNVFPSQLEEQIMRIPHLSGNYQIHLTRDGHLDNMELRCELQHSLSGQMSEAEVQHVSKELQHHVKTIVGISTKVTVLDADALPRTLTGKARRVFDERPRQV, encoded by the coding sequence ATGCCCGTCAAGCAACCCCGGCCAGACGAACTGGAGCCCATTGAAAAAGCCAGTCGCGATGAGGTCGCCGCGCTGCAGCTGGAGCGCCTTCGCTGGTCTGTGCGACACACCTGGGACAACGTGCCCGCGTACCGCGCCAAGTGCGAGGCGCAGCAGGTGCATCCTGATGATCTGAAGACGCTTGCCGACCTGTCGCGCTTTCCGTTCATGACCAAGCAGGACCTGCGCGACAACTACCCCTTCGGCCTGTTCGCCGTGCCGCGCGAGCAGGTCGTGCGCCTGCACGCATCGAGCGGCACGACCGGCAAATCCATCGTCGTGGGCTACACGAAGCAAGACATAGACAACTGGGCCGCGCTGGTCGCGCGTTCGCTTCGCGCAGCCGGTGTGCGTGCGGGCGACATGGTGCACAACGCCTACGGCTACGGCATGTTCACGGGCGGGCTGGGCGCGCATTACGGCATCGAGCGACTGGGCTGCACGGTGGTGCCGATGTCGGGCGGGCAGACGGAAAAGCAGATCCAGCAGATCATCGATTTCCGGCCCGATGCCATCATGGTCACACCGTCGTATTCGCTGGTGATCGCCGAAGAATTCCAGCGTCAGGGCATCGCGCCCGAAGACATCTCGCTCAAGGTCGGCATCTTCGGCGCAGAGCCGTGGGGCGAAGGCATGCGCGCGGAGATCGAGAAGAAGCTCGGCATCGACGCGGTGGACATCTACGGGCTCACCGAAGTGATGGGGCCGGGCGTGGCGTCGGAGTGCATCGAATCCAAGGACGGCCCGGTGATCTGGGAGGACCATTTCTATCCCGAAATCATCGACCCCGACACCGGCGAGGTGCTGCCCGATGGATCGCTGGGCGAGCTGGTTTTCACCTCGCTGACCAAAGAGGCCTTTCCCGTCATCCGCTACCGCACGCGTGATCTGACGCGCCTCTTGCCGCCCACGTCGCGCGCTTTCCGACGTCTGAGCAAGATCACCGGCCGCACCGACGACATGCTGATCGTGCGCGGCGTCAACGTGTTTCCAAGCCAGCTTGAAGAGCAGATCATGCGCATCCCGCATCTCTCGGGCAACTACCAGATTCACCTGACGCGCGACGGTCATCTGGACAACATGGAGCTGCGCTGCGAGCTGCAGCACAGCCTCAGCGGCCAGATGAGCGAGGCCGAGGTGCAGCATGTGAGCAAGGAACTGCAGCACCATGTGAAGACCATCGTCGGCATATCGACCAAGGTCACGGTGCTCGACGCCGATGCGCTGCCGCGCACGCTGACCGGCAAGGCCCGGCGCGTGTTCGACGAGCGTCCCCGCCAAGTCTGA
- the paaA gene encoding 1,2-phenylacetyl-CoA epoxidase subunit PaaA — protein sequence MYTQSFSVPDDAAGQPAVRPAAIPESPELMAKFNQRIDDDGRIEPQDWMPEAYRKTLVRQISQHAHSEIVGMLPEGNWISRAPSLKRKAILIAKVQDEAGHGLYLYSAAETLGTGRDQMLDALHTGRAKYSSIFNYPTLTWADVGVIGWLVDGAAIMNQVPLCRCSYGPYARAMVRVCKEESFHQRQGYESLLVMMRGTPEQQSMVQDAVNRWWWKCLAMFGPPDADSPNSEQGKRWGIKRISNDDLRQKFVDATVPQAKVLGVSLPDPDLKWNEARGHHDYGQIDWDEFWATVNGNGPCNKERLATRVKAYEQGQWVRDAALAHARKQQQRTMKEAA from the coding sequence ATGTACACCCAATCATTCAGCGTTCCGGACGATGCCGCAGGGCAACCTGCCGTGCGTCCCGCAGCGATCCCCGAATCGCCCGAACTGATGGCGAAGTTCAACCAGCGCATCGATGACGACGGCCGCATCGAACCGCAGGACTGGATGCCCGAGGCCTACCGCAAGACGCTGGTGCGCCAGATCAGCCAGCACGCGCACAGCGAGATCGTCGGCATGCTGCCCGAAGGCAACTGGATCAGCCGCGCACCGAGCCTCAAGCGCAAGGCGATTCTCATCGCCAAGGTGCAGGACGAGGCGGGGCATGGCCTCTATCTGTACAGCGCCGCAGAGACGCTGGGCACCGGGCGTGACCAGATGCTGGACGCGCTGCACACGGGCCGCGCCAAGTACAGTTCGATCTTCAACTACCCCACGCTCACCTGGGCCGATGTGGGCGTGATCGGCTGGCTGGTGGATGGCGCGGCCATCATGAATCAGGTGCCGCTGTGCCGCTGCTCGTATGGCCCGTATGCGCGTGCGATGGTGCGCGTGTGCAAGGAGGAATCTTTCCATCAGCGCCAGGGATATGAGTCGCTGCTGGTGATGATGCGCGGCACGCCCGAGCAGCAGAGCATGGTGCAGGACGCCGTCAACCGCTGGTGGTGGAAGTGCCTCGCGATGTTCGGTCCGCCCGATGCCGACAGCCCGAACAGCGAGCAGGGCAAGCGCTGGGGCATCAAGCGCATCTCCAACGACGACCTGCGCCAGAAGTTCGTGGACGCCACCGTGCCGCAGGCCAAGGTGCTGGGCGTGAGCCTGCCCGACCCCGATCTGAAATGGAACGAGGCGCGCGGCCACCATGATTACGGCCAGATCGATTGGGATGAATTCTGGGCCACCGTCAACGGCAACGGCCCCTGCAACAAGGAGCGCCTCGCCACCCGCGTGAAGGCCTACGAGCAAGGCCAATGGGTGCGCGATGCCGCGCTTGCCCACGCCCGCAAACAGCAGCAACGCACGATGAAGGAGGCCGCATGA
- the paaB gene encoding 1,2-phenylacetyl-CoA epoxidase subunit PaaB, translating into MALKDWPLWEVFVRSKQGLDHKHCGSLHASSAQHALELARDVYTRRQEGVSIWVIPSAQITASSPDDKGEFFDPAADKIYRHPTFYDIPDEVGHM; encoded by the coding sequence TTGGCTTTGAAAGACTGGCCTTTGTGGGAAGTCTTCGTGCGCAGCAAGCAGGGCCTCGATCACAAGCACTGCGGCAGCCTGCATGCATCGAGCGCTCAGCACGCGCTGGAACTGGCGCGCGACGTCTACACGCGCAGGCAAGAGGGCGTGAGTATCTGGGTGATTCCTTCGGCGCAGATCACGGCCAGCAGCCCGGACGACAAGGGCGAATTCTTCGATCCCGCGGCCGACAAGATCTACCGTCATCCCACGTTCTACGACATTCCCGACGAAGTGGGGCACATGTGA
- the paaC gene encoding 1,2-phenylacetyl-CoA epoxidase subunit PaaC: MMTGTANAPYLLHLADNALVLGQRNAEWTGHGPALEEDIALANVSLDLIGQARLLYQHAAATLGNGATEDTLAYFRDAGDFRNYTLLELPHHGPLVGYAQSDMDYGTTLVRNFFYSALMVLVWDTLQKSPDEQLAAIAAKSLKEVRYHLRHAREWVIRLGDGTDESHARTQAAVDHLMPYTQEFWSDSGIEKTALLAGVGVDVNSLRPAWDALVNDTLAEATLVRPKEGGYIPRGKSGEHSEHLSFLLAEMQCVARSLPQASW; encoded by the coding sequence GTGATGACAGGCACTGCAAACGCTCCTTATTTGCTGCATCTCGCGGACAACGCGCTGGTGCTGGGCCAGCGCAATGCCGAGTGGACGGGCCACGGCCCGGCGCTCGAAGAAGACATCGCGCTCGCCAATGTGAGCCTCGATCTCATCGGTCAGGCACGCCTGCTGTATCAGCACGCAGCGGCCACACTCGGCAACGGTGCCACCGAAGACACGCTGGCGTATTTCCGCGATGCGGGTGACTTCCGCAATTACACGTTGCTGGAGCTGCCGCACCACGGCCCGCTGGTGGGTTATGCGCAGTCCGACATGGATTACGGCACGACGCTGGTGCGCAATTTCTTCTACAGCGCGCTGATGGTGCTGGTGTGGGATACGCTGCAGAAATCGCCCGACGAGCAGCTTGCGGCGATTGCCGCCAAGTCGCTCAAGGAGGTGCGCTACCACTTGCGCCACGCGCGCGAATGGGTGATTCGTCTGGGTGACGGAACGGACGAATCCCATGCCCGCACGCAGGCCGCCGTCGATCATCTGATGCCCTACACGCAGGAGTTCTGGAGCGACAGCGGCATCGAAAAAACAGCGCTGCTGGCGGGTGTGGGCGTCGATGTGAACAGCCTGCGTCCGGCCTGGGATGCGCTCGTGAACGACACACTGGCCGAGGCCACGCTTGTGCGCCCGAAAGAGGGCGGCTACATCCCCAGAGGCAAGAGCGGCGAGCATTCCGAGCACCTGAGTTTTCTGCTCGCCGAGATGCAATGCGTGGCGCGTTCGTTGCCGCAAGCGAGTTGGTGA
- the paaD gene encoding 1,2-phenylacetyl-CoA epoxidase subunit PaaD: MQPVTSDDDVQAAWAVLESLTDPEIPVVSLRELGILREVRRVSDGLEVVITPTYSGCPAMGQIEDDVRAALQDANLQAKVFTQLAPAWTTDWMTDSAREKLRAYGIAPPMESCATPALALDAGESLLRFVRHAAAPSVAVPCPHCGSHDTLESSHFGSTACKALYKCQSCQEPFDYFKPY; this comes from the coding sequence ATGCAGCCCGTGACAAGCGACGACGACGTGCAAGCCGCGTGGGCCGTGCTCGAATCGCTGACCGACCCGGAAATCCCCGTCGTGTCGCTGCGCGAGCTGGGCATTCTGCGCGAGGTGCGGCGGGTGAGCGACGGGCTGGAAGTGGTCATCACGCCTACCTACAGCGGCTGCCCGGCGATGGGGCAGATCGAGGACGATGTGCGCGCCGCATTGCAGGACGCGAATCTGCAGGCCAAGGTGTTCACGCAGCTCGCCCCTGCATGGACCACCGACTGGATGACCGATTCCGCGCGCGAAAAACTGCGCGCTTACGGCATCGCGCCGCCGATGGAGAGCTGCGCCACGCCAGCGCTTGCGCTGGATGCGGGCGAGAGCCTGCTGCGCTTTGTGCGCCATGCCGCCGCGCCATCGGTTGCCGTGCCGTGTCCGCATTGCGGATCGCACGACACGCTGGAGTCATCGCACTTTGGATCGACGGCATGCAAGGCGCTCTACAAGTGCCAGAGCTGCCAGGAACCGTTCGACTATTTCAAGCCTTATTGA